The following are encoded together in the Gavia stellata isolate bGavSte3 chromosome 23, bGavSte3.hap2, whole genome shotgun sequence genome:
- the LOC132319036 gene encoding THUMP domain-containing protein 2-like, protein MKQFGWRADLRDPDLEIFVHLNDIHSVVGIPLFRLPLANREYIKTAGLRSTVAWAMASLAEISAGAFVLDPMCGLGTILLEAAKEWPEACYWGADISDSQLEGADVNIKTAGLMDKIELLKASVKALPLPSESFDAVISDILFGKRFKITKDIQLLPDVLQEMERVLRVGGTIVLLLSQDLHKRMDDITKCAENESSNAISEGTSETTTAKDLKVDGNSSSLVNGVEESFRSSRQPRFGSLVPDGVYGVSLGKTDAFIYKYRKIPTAGNQQLSCTVPK, encoded by the exons ATGAAGCAGTTTGGGTGGCGGGCTGATCTGCGGGACCCCGATCTCGAG atCTTCGTACATCTTAATGACATTCACTCTGTGGTGGGGATTCCTCTTTTCAG GCTTCCATTGGCAAACAGAGAGTATATCAAAACAGCAGGACTGCGGTCAACAGTTGCGTGGGCCATGGCATCTCTGGCTGAAATCAGT GCGGGTGCCTTTGTGCTGGATCCCATGTGCGGGCTAGGAACGATACTGCTGGAAGCTGCCAAAGAGTGGCCC GAAGCCTGTTACTGGGGTGCTGATATAAGTGATTCACAACTAGAGGGTGCAGATGTGAATATTAAGACTGCAGGCCTGATGGATAAGATTGAGTTACTTAAAGCTTCTGTGAAAG CATTGCCGTTGCCTTCAGAAAGCTTTGACGCTGTGATTTCGGATATTCTGTTTGGGAAGAGGTTCAAGATCACAAAAGACATACAGCTCCTTCCGGATGTTCTCCAGGAAATGGAGAG AGTACTTCGTGTTGGAGGCACTATTGTATTGCTGCTGAGCCAAGATCTCCATAAGCGCATGGATGACATTACCAAGTGTGCTGAAAACGAGTCTTCTAATGCCATTTCTGAGGGCACAAGTGAAACCACCACTGCAAAAGACCTGAAAGTTGATGGGAATTCTTCCTCCTTGGTGAATGGTGTTGAAGAATCCTTTCGCAGCAGCAGACAGCCGCGTTTTGGGTCTCTGGTGCCAGATGGTGTCTATGGGGTTAGTCTTGGAAAGACTGATGCTTTCATATACAAATACAGGAAGATCCCTACTGCTGGCAATCAGCAGCTTTCTTGCACTGTGCCGAAGTGA